The nucleotide window AATCCCCAAATTCATCCCGTAATTTAGAAATGAATAAATCCGAAGATTTTAATCTATATTCAGATCTTATGATGAATTTTAACTGCATACCAGCATCAACAGCCAATTGCAAAGTATGATTTAAATTTTGGGCTTCTAATTCTTCTCCCCTTATAACCCCGATTGTTTTAAACCCATTGAACTTTCCAGCAAAAGCTACAGCAGCAACATGATTAGAAAAAGCTCCGCCGAAGGTAACCAGGGTATTCTTCCCCCGTTTTGATGCAGCTTCAAGATTGTATTTTAATTTTCGATATTTATTACCTGAAATTTGTGGATGTATTAAATCTTCTCTTTTAATTGTCAAGGTAATGCCCTTGCTATTACTTAATGGAATATCAATTAGAACACTACGCTTTGGATCAGGTTTCATTACAGAAAATTCAAAAATCCCCAAAATTTTCGATTGGCTAGATAGGAAAAATCATTTTCGTTTTCATAGCATTCCCTTTCAAAGGAAATATTTCGGTAGGCTAAGGTCTTGTCTCTAAACTTAAGATAGTTGATTACATATTCAATACCATACCAAATAAAAAAAGGTAGCACAAATAGTTCTAATTGCTGTCTTAAATGAATTTTTTCATGATTTATTAGGGCTTCGTCAAGGCAACATTCTTTCCATTTTAAAAACACGAATGGAAAAACAGTTAAAGCAGAATAACCTTTTGGCACAAGAAATTTAGATTGAATTCGCATGAACTTTAATAATCAAAATCAAGACCAAAGTTAATGCAATGAAAATAATGAAAGGGATTTTATTTCAATCGACAGCTTTATATCTTTGCAGCATGCACGAAAAGCCGAAAGTCGAGGAAGGAGATTTCTATATCACACCGGAAGGATATCGCTGTTTTACCGAACAATACCACTTAAAGCGCGGATATTGTTGTGAAAGTGGCTGTCGCCACTGCCCTTATGGATATAACACAAAACGAAACACTTATAATTCTAAATAAAATATAGTTTTTCTTTTTTAAAAAGCGAAACTAAAAGTCCAACAAACTTCAAATTGCTCAATAACCATAGGTAATCGGCATGATTGTTGAGGTATTAAATTTGGGTATACATCATTATCCAATATTTAGTAATTTCGTAATAACCCATTTAAAAAATCCTATGAAAAAACTATTCAAAATTTTACCGCTTGCCCTAATTGCCGTTTTCATGCTATCCTGCTCCAGTGTTCGCGTAGCAGCTGATTATGATAGGGCGGCAAATTTCGATCAATATAAATCTTTTGCATTTTACAAACCTGGCATTGATAAGGCAGAAATTAGTGATTTAGACAAAAGACGTATTCTAAGAGCCATTGAAAGCGAATTGCTTAAAAAAGGGTTTTCAAAATCTGAAAATCCAGATATGTTAGTAAGCCTATTTACCAAAGAACGCCAAAAAATAAATGTGTACAACAACGGTTGGGGTCCTTGGGGTTATGGATGGGGATGGGCTCCATTCTATTATGGAAACTACAGTAATGTTTCAACTGAAACGGAGGGTGTTCTATATATTGACCTAATTGATGCCAATAAAAAAGAACTTGTATGGCAAGGAATGGGA belongs to Aegicerativicinus sediminis and includes:
- a CDS encoding DUF4136 domain-containing protein, yielding MKKLFKILPLALIAVFMLSCSSVRVAADYDRAANFDQYKSFAFYKPGIDKAEISDLDKRRILRAIESELLKKGFSKSENPDMLVSLFTKERQKINVYNNGWGPWGYGWGWAPFYYGNYSNVSTETEGVLYIDLIDANKKELVWQGMGTGYLSKNMDKKEERIREFVAKIMEKYPPQQ
- a CDS encoding DUF5522 domain-containing protein, encoding MHEKPKVEEGDFYITPEGYRCFTEQYHLKRGYCCESGCRHCPYGYNTKRNTYNSK